TGAGGGCAGGTGCTGACAAGATTGCCATCAATACTGCAGCTGTAACCAATCCCGAGCTGATCTTAGACGGAGCGAGAAGATTCGGCTCGCAGTGTATTGTAGTGGCTGTAGACGCCAAGTACAATGCGGAATGGGGAGATTGGGAAGTGTTCACCCATGGAGGCCGTAAGCCTACGGGCATGAGAGCCTTAGCCTGGATCCAGGAGGCTGAAGCGAAAGGAGCGGGCGAGATCCTGCTGACGAGTATGGATGCCGATGGTACTAAGGATGGCTTCGATCTTGCGCTAACGAAGGTGGTTAGCAGTCAGGTTGGCATACCGGTGATCGCTTCCGGCGGAGCTGGCAAGATGGCAGATTTCTACGACGTATTCACGGAAGGACAGGCGGATGCTGCGCTAGCGGCGACGATCTTTCATTATAAAGAAGTAGCAGTACCTGAGCTTAAGGCAGACTTGAAGGCTAGAGGGGTGGAAGTAAGATGACGATGAATCAGCCGCTACAATTGGCATTATCATATACGGAGCTGAAGCAGAATATAAAATGGGATGCGGATGGGCTTATCCCTACGGTCGTCCAGGATGCTGCTACAAAGGATGTGCTGATGCTCGCCTATATGAATGAAGACTCGCTGCAGAAATCGATTGAGACGGGCCAAACCTGGTTCTGGAGCCGTTCTCGCTCCGAGCTGTGGAATAAAGGGGCTACTTCAGGCAATACGCAGCAAATTCTCTCGCTGAATTACGATTGTGACGGGGATACGCTGCTAGCACTCGTGAGCCCGCAGGGTCCGGCTTGTCATACGGGGGAGACAACTTGTTTCTACCGGTTGTTAGCTTCTGCCGATCAAGAGGGACTAGCAACAGAGAGATCGGTTACGGAGAGTCTGAATCAGGCTACGACGCCAACTTCAAATGCTTCGCCACAGGAAGCAGCAGGTATTTCCGAAGCAGACAGCCGTTTTGCCGTATTAGCTGAATTGGAGAGTCTGATTGCCCAGCGTTATATTGAACGTCCTGAAGGAGCTTATACGACTTACCTGTTCGAGAAAGGCATTGATAAAATCCTGAAGAAGGTAGGCGAAGAGACAGCAGAATCGATTATCGCCGCCAAAAATCAGGATAACGACGAGCTGCGATACGAGGTCAGTGATCTCATCTATCATTTGCTGGTACTGCTGCGGGAGAGAAACCTGCCGCTGGATGATATTATGGCTGAGCTGGAGCGCCGACACGAGCGTCCGCGTCGTGATTAAGGGCGGAGGTGAGGCGATATGCTTATAGATTACCATACGCATCATGCCCGCTGCGGGCACGCCGTTGGAACACTCGAGGAGTATATCCAGCGTGGTATCGAAATCGGCTTGTCCCAAATCGGAGTCTCCGATCATATGCCGCTTCTGCATGTAAACCCGCAGACTTATTATCCAGAGATGGCTATGCCAATGGAAGAGCTGCCACGATACGTGGAGGAAGCATTTGAGCTGAAGCAGAAATATGCTTCTTCGATTTCAGTACGGGTTGGGCTTGAGGCCGATTATATTGAAGGCTGGGAGAACGAGATTGCGAAGATCATCAATGATTACCCGTGGGATTATGTCATTGGCTCGGTACATTTCCTTGAGGAATGGGATGTCTCCGATTTCCGTCAGGTCCATCATTGGGAAGGACGGGACGTATTCGAGGTATACCAAACCTATTATGACGCTGTGCAGAAAGCGGCCAGAACAGGATTCTATGATATCATGGGGCATTTGGACGTGATCAAGCGGTTCAATTATAAGCCGGAGGGGCGTCAGCAAGAAGTGGCCGAACTGGAGCAAAAGACTCTAACTGCTATTGCTGAGGCTGGTATAGCGATGGAATTGAATGCTTCGGGACTAACGAAGCCGTGCGCAGAGATGTTCCCTTGCGACAGAATATTGAAGGCTGCGATAGAATTGGGCATTCCGTTAACGGTCGGTTCTGATGCCCACGACCCGAAGAAGCTAAGCGAGAACCTGGATATCGCCCGTAGTACATTGTGTAAGCTGGGGGTTCGTGAATTGGCGACGTTCGAACAGCGGCAGAGGGTGATGGTGCCATTGCAGCTCAAGAGCGGCCATAAATAATGTTCGGCTGTAGTGATATAATAGTGTTAGCAACTTTAAGGGTATTGAACAAGCAATTCAATGAACTCTAGGAGGGCATTATGGAAGGCAAGTTACGGATTTTCGCAGGCTCTTCCAACCCGGTACTGACGCGGCAAATTTGTGAGCGGTTGGGGGTTGAACCAGGTAGAATCACTTTGTCCCGCTTCAAGAGCGGTGAGATTTACGTTCATTATGAGGAGAGCATCCGCAATTGCGATGTGTTCCTGGTCCAATCTCTGGCGCATCCGATTAATGAGCTGTTCGTTGAATTGCTCGTGATGATAGATGCTGCCAAGCGGGCTTCGGCCCGAACGATTAATATCATTATGCCTTATTACGGCTATGCGAGACAGGAGCGCAAGTCGGCTCCGCGCGAGCCGATCTCGGCCAAGATGGTAGCCGATGTACTTACTACAGCCGGGGCGAGTCGGGTTGTAACTATCGACTTGCATGCGGCGGCCATACAGGGCTTCTTCAACATTCCTGTCGATCATTTGACTGCGCTGGATTTAATGACAGATTATCTGAAGTCACAGAATATCTCTAACCCGGTCGTCGTATCCCCGGATGCGGGACGAGCCTCTATGGCAGAGAAGCTCGCCAATGGTCTTGATGCCCCGTTCGCAATCATGATTAAGAAGCGTCCAGCCCATAACGAATCGGTCATTACACATGTGATTGGCGATGTAGAAGGCTATACGCCCATCATTATCGAGGATTTGATTGATACAGGTTCAACGATTGTCAATGTGGCCCAGGGATTGAAGGAGCGCGGGGCAGGCGAAGCTATTGTGTGTGCGACGCACGGTCTGTTCTCGGACCACGCGGAGGAGAGACTGCGTCATCCTTGGATCTCCCAAGTGGTCATCACGGACTCGATTGCCCAACCGGATCAGCATGGTCCGCATGTTACTGTCCTATCCGTAGCTCCTATGCTGGCTCGGGCAACCCAATACATTCTTGATGGCGGTTCGATTGCTACGCTGTTCAAAGACCAGGGGATATAATAAACTGACATTTAGCCTACCCTGGCTTTGCAGCATAATCGGGTATGTTCTATTATGAAATCGAATACAAGTATTTAGAGTATTTGATTCTCTGACTCATGACTCCCCCTCTACTATTTCCTGAGCTTAGTAACTAGCCAATATACCAAGCCACCCATACATGCTAGTATGAATGCGATTGCGATTAAGGTAATAATTATATTTCCCCAGAAGATCTCCACCACAAATTATCCTACCTCTTCCAAAAAAATATATGACCAATAATCTTTTTACCATTTATGTTGGAAGTTACATCGCTAAATATTAGATTTATCATGCGCTTTCATTTAACAACCGTAATTCTCCAAATGCATTTATCATGGGAGGACGGGGTTGGCTGTGTTATACTGTGAAATGGATAGCATTCAAAAGATGTTGTTTTGAACATGTATTTTAAAAGAATGAATTAAAGAAGGAGGTGCCTTGTTTGAAAGAGACTCAACAACCTGGAAGAAGAAGCAAGCGGGCCAAAGTGCTGCCTATATCTATGGATGCTGGCTTTTTCTTTGAGAGAGCTGTCTCTTCATTGGATCGTTTTCACTATGACAAGGCATTGAAGTATTTTCGCAAAGCAGTAGAGTATGAACCGGATAATCCGGTCAATCATTGCAATATGGCAGGCATCCTGTCGGAGATGGGCGATTACGAGGCTTCAAACGCCGCCTTGTCCGTTATACTGGAGAAGATCGATCCTGCGATGACAGAGTGCTATTTTTATATGGCAAATAATTATGCGAATATGGATATGTTTGAAGAAGCGGAGAACGCACTAATTACTTATTTAGAAGAGGACCCGAACGGTCAATTTCTAGCCGAGGCTGAGGAAATGATGGAACTGCTCCAATATGAGCTTGAACGTCCTGCAAAGGTAACGAAGATCAAGTCATTGGCTGGTGTTCTGGAGCATGACCGAGCCCGCGAGCTGTTAGAGCAGGGTAAATTCACCGAAGCCGTGAAGCTGCTGGAGAGCATCGTGGAAGGTCAGCCCGATTTCTGGGCGGCGCGCAACAACTTGGCTCTGGGTTATTACTATATGGGGCAATGTTCTAAGGCCATCGAGACGATATATGGGGTGCTTGAGCAGGAACCTGGCAATTTGCATGCCTTATGCAATTTAGCCATTCTGTATCAGCATGAGGGAGAGACTGCATTACTGCTGGAGCTTGAACACAGGCTTCGCAAGATTGTTCCCTTCCATCAAGAGCATCTATTTAAATTAGCAACGACGATGGGAGTACTTGGTGCACATGATGTGGCATACAGACATTTCCGGCGTCTACTCAAGGACGAGGATTTAAGGTTGGACCCGGCTCTTTATCACTATACCGCTGTAGCCGCGTGTAATATTGGGCGATTCACTGAGGCAGAGGTGTTATGGCGTCATGTAGATAGGCTTGAACCGGGCAGTGAGGTATCCGAGTATTACTTAAGCCAGATTGAAGAGATGTCAGCAGGAACGAGACCGGTACCGATCCATTATCATTATCATCTCCCATTCGAGGAGCAGATCAAGCAATGGGAGCAGCCGGGGGAAGGGGTTCCGGCCGATCTAGCTGATAATCCGTTGGTTCGATCCTCTTTCTTCTGGGCCCTGCGTTATGGGGATAATCGAACCAAGCTTCAAGTTATTCAAGCATTTGGTCTTATAGGTGATCATGAAGTGGAAGAGGCGCTGAAGTCGTTCCTGCTGGAGCCGAATGAAGATCTCTATCTGAAGGATCTGGCACTATATGTACTGCGTAGTCTCGGTGTTAATTACGAATTGCCTGTATGTACCGGGGAAGCAACGCTTATGATAGACCCGAGCCAAACTTCGCCGCAGCTTCCGATCTGGAAGCACGAGTGGCAGGCCGTATTGGATTTGGCTAGTGAGCATATGCGCAGCAACACAGATATCAAGCAGCAACATGACTTGGAATCATTATGGGTGCAATATTTGAACTTATCTTATCCTGATACTCCATCGATTTCACATATTGAAGGCTGGGCAGCTGCATTGGAATATCTCACAGCAAAAATGAATCACCGCCCTATGTCCTATGAGAAGATAGCGGAGCGGTACGGTATTTCGTCTTCGACGGTAAGAAGATATTGTCGCCGAATTGATGAGGTATGCGGAGCAGAGGGCGCGTCAAAGACGATCTTCCCGATGTGTAAATAACAATTGAAATCATTCTGTGATCCTAATGAGCCGATTTCTTCCTCCCTGATATGGGAGGGAAGGATCGGCATTTTTGCGTCTCATTAAAGGTGAATGGAATGAAACTTATGTCCGCATAGAATATAAAATGCTTGACGGAACAATCCTAATCTATATCTAAGTTATATACTTCGAATGAATATATATCCTGATTGGAGAGGGATCACAATGTATAAATCAATTGTTATTGGCACAGGTCCATCTGGCCTGACGGCAGCGATCTATCTGGCACGAGCCAATCTGAATCCATTGGTGATCGAGGGGGTTCAGCCGGGAGGACAGTTAACGACGACGACAGAGGTGGAGAATTTCCCGGGCTTCCCCGAAGGCATTCTGGGACCGGAACTGATGGATCGGATGCGCAAGCAGGCCGAGCGTTTTGGTGCGGAATTCAAAAATGGATGGGTGAAGAAGGTTGATTTCTCAGATAAGCCATTGAGACTCACTCTGGAAGGCGGGGAAGAACTTACTTCGGAGACGGTTATCGTATCTACGGGCGCCTCAGCAAGATATCTTGGCATTCCTGGAGAGCAGGATAATGTCGGGCGTGGAGTAAGTACTTGCGCGACCTGTGATGGCTTTTTCTTCCGCGGCAAAGGGATTATCGTCGTCGGAGGCGGTGATTCAGCGATGGAAGAAGCGGGATTTCTGACCCGGTTCGCTACGAGCGTAACGGTGGTACACCGCCGTGATGAGCTTCGTGCCTCTAAGATTATGCAGGAACGGGTGCGGAAGAATGAGAAGGTGAAATGGGCGCTAAATCGGATACCGCTTGAAGTTGCTACAGATGATGGAGGTGCTGTGATTGGCTTGAAGGTGCGTAACAACGCGAATGGACAGGAGGAGTTGATCGAAGCGGAAGGAGTATTCGTCGCCATCGGCCACACTCCGAATACGAAGTTCCTGGAAGGCGTAGTGAAGACGGATGAACATGGTTACATCGTCGTTGCACCAGGCACCACCAGGACCAGTATTCCGGGGGTATTCGCTTGCGGCGATGTACAGGATACGCACTATCGCCAGGCGATTACGGCCGCAGGTTCAGGCTGTATGGCTGCAATGGATTGCGAGAAGTATCTGGAAGGGGATATGGTCCATGATTGGAGCAAAATGCTCTAGCAGCTATAAGAAAACTGGCCTTTTTGAACACGTATTTTATGGGCTATATCCAGCCCTTCTCTTCTGCAATTCGGACAGCTTCCATCCGATTTTTGGCCTCGAGCTTATTAATGATCTCGGATATATAATTACGCACCGTGCCATAGGATAAATGCATCGACTTGGCGATATCCGCTGCGCTGCCTCCTTGAGCAGCCAGCTTGAGAATATTGATCTCTCTGGCTGTTAACGGATTCTCATTGTGCAAGCTGCCGAAGATGAGCTCCGGAGAAACTTCGCGATGTCCTGCCATGACTCGGCGGATCGCTTCGGCTAGTCTGTCGCTGGGCTCATCCTTAAGTAAGTATCCATGGATATTCGCCTTGATGGCCCGTTCAAAATAACCTGGACGTGCGAAGGTGGTCAGGATGATAACGCGGCAAGGGAGTGCCCTAGCCTGTATCTCTTCTGCGACGTCAAGACCGCTGAGCTGCGGCATCTCAATATCCATGAGACAGATGTCCGGTTGAAGTTTGCAGATCAGCTCCAGTGCCTCAGCACCGTCTGACGCCTGTCCAATGACCTCAATATCATCCTCAAGATCAAGCAGAGAAGCCAGGGCTCCGCGCAGGAGGCGCTGGTCTTCTGCGATCAGAATCTTAAACATGCTGTCTCACCATCTTCCCGTTCTTTAATAATCTGTGGTATTGTCACGGTCATCATCATCCCCTGTCTAGCTCCGGCTGCTACTGATAGGGAGCCTTCGATGAGGGACAGTCGTTCACACATCCCGTTCAATCCGTTGCCATACCTAATGCTCGCCTGATCCTGCTGCGCGGGACCGATCCCGTTATCCTCGATTTGAACTGTAATTTTCCGCTCTGTTCTTGCTATCGTGATCTGGCAGTGCGTAGCTTGGCTATGCTTGACGATATTCGTAACCCCTTCCTTGATACAGAGGCTAATGATGTTCTGATTCAAGAGGGCAACATCCTCCAGCGTCGCATCTCCTTTGATCTCCAGCTTGATATTCGCCACCTTCAATATCTTGGCCGTCTCAGCCAGCTCTTCAGCAACTGTGATGGCTCTCATATCAGAGACAAGCTCCCTCACTTGCCGTAATGCGGCCCGCGACGTCTGATAGATTTCCCTCGCCTCATTTTGGGCACGCTGCGGATCCTTGGTTGTCATTTTCTCAACGAGTTGGCTCTTCAATATGATCAATGACAGCGTGTGCCCCAGTGTATCATGCAGATCACGAGCGATGCGAACCCGCTCCTCCCGCTTGACGAGCTCCTTGATTCGTTCATTGGCTTGATCCAGCTCCTTCTCCAACTGCTGCCGACGGTTCATAGAGCGAATGCCAAATGGAGAGACCAGCATAATGAGGAAGAAGGGGATACTGAACAACATCTCTTGAATCTGCATTTGTTTCACTAGAAGGATCACTGGTGTTGATTCCACGGCGGCAAAGGCAGTCATAGCAATCTTGAATTTTCGCTTGTCCGTGAACCAGCCGATGAAATTGGCGGTATAGAAGCCCATATAGAGGTTGTAGAAGCTGTAGAACCCGCTCATGATGGAGATAATCAGCATCTGCAGTCCAAGCCAATAGGAGAAGCTTCTGCCCGTGGCAAAATATAATTGACGATACGTTAAGACGAACAAGCCGATCATCATATAACCGATAATCAGCTTGATCCCGGATTCATTCTGAATGTTGATGATTGGCATAATGATATATATTAGCCATATATAAGGGAAAAATCCGTATTTTCTAGGGAACATTCAGAGAACTCCTTCCTACGGCATTACGATTAAATCGCTTCTTGCTTCCTTCTTGTATATATGGATATTAACATAAATAGGATAAAGTAGCCTGCCAATATGAGAATATTACTCCATTCCGGAGGATTCCCTTGGACAAGCTCCCAAGCTCCGTTGCCGAAGTTGTAAGAAGGCATCCATTTACCGATATTTTGCATGATGTTGGGCAATATCTCGAGCGGCATCCACATCCCTCCCAGAAGGGCCATCACTAGATATAAGGCATTACTTACACCAGAGGCGGTGTCAACCCGCTTCATGCACCCGACAAGTGTGCCTAGTGCCAAGAATGGCGAGGAGGCTATCAGAAGCCATAGTCCACAATAAATCCAAGTAAGTGCTGGCAATGAGACGCCGTTAATTAGGTAGCCTGCTACGAAGATGAAAATGATCGATGTTAGATGCATAATCGTCTGTCCGAACATTTTACCCAGAAAATATATCGCTCCCGGAAGCGGGGTAACGCGCATAAATGTGCTCCAGCCATGGTTGCGTTCCTGTACGATACGTATGCCTAATGTCATTATAGCCGAGCCCATGATGCTGAAAGCAGCCATCGACATGAGATAATGATTATTCCAGGCTGCAGCGTCGGGAGCTCCAGTACTAATGATACGAGTAAAGAGAAAATAGAAGACGATCGGCATAGCCAATGACCAGAATACATAATAGGGATTACGGAATATCCGTAGTAGCTCCATTTTGAATTGTGTAATTACTAGTTTCATATCGCGGTCTCCTCCTGGGTCATCGTTAACTGCTCAAATACTTCATCAAGGCTTCCAGAGTGAATCTTTATATCCCGGACAGGGAGTCCGGCTGCAAAGATGGCGGCAAGCGCGGCATCGGTGTTGTCGGTGGATACATAAATTCTTCCGTCTCGGTTATAGCAGTTCGTAACCGGTGGCAATAAGCTAAGCTTGGCTCGCAATTCCGGTCCGTCCTCATCGGATAGAAAGGACAGGGAGCTATGGATGATCCTCGACTTGATCTCTCCTGGAGACCCATCGGCTACGATTGATCCTTGGTTGAACAGGATGATGCGGTTTGCCGTATCATCAGCCTCCTGCAGATAATGGGTGGTGAATAGAATTGTCTTGCCTTGTTTGGCCAGCTTATGCACCGTCTCCCAGAAGCGGCGTCTTGCCATGGTATCGAGACCAACGGTAGGCTCATCGAAGAACAGTACCTCCGGATCGCCGGCCAGTGCCATGGCGAAGCCCAGGCTACGCTTCTGTCCGCCGGATAGCTTCTCGGTATAGCGGTTCAAGTCGCTAGGCGTTAGACCGGTGAGATGGATAAGGAATTCCATGTCCATGGGATTCGGATAATAGTTGCGAGTCAGTTCGAGAATCTCTCGCACCTTCAAGCGATCCATGATGCTGACATGCTGCAGCATGACTCCGATTCGTTCTCTGACGGACCGTTCTTTGGGCGAGCGGCCAAACAGCTTGACCGTTCCTTGGGATGGCTCCAGCAGGCCGAGCATCATCGAGAGTGTGGTCGTCTTCCCGGCTCCATTAGGGCCAAGGATGGCTGTGACAGAGCCCGGTTCGATTTGAAATGATACATCATTTACAGCTATTCTATGGTTAAAGGTTTTGCTCGTGTTACGCAGTTCAATAATAGGATTCAAGATATTCGCCTCCATAACTTAAAGTACATGACCTTTATGTCGTAATTTAAAGATATAGAATTTTCAAAAACCTTAGTAGTAAGCTTTGTCATGACTTCAAAGTGACAGATGTCATAAATATGAATGGATGTTCTATTCTTAACTTGATCCTCTAGGAGGCTAATGATGAAGACGAGAAAATCGATCTACGAACTGGTGGAGACAAGCGATACTTTACCGTTTGATGTCTCCTTGCATAGTGTGAATTATGTGCCGAGCCACTGGCATAACAGTGTGGAGATGATCTTTGTCCTCCGGGGAAGCCTGGAAGTGACGGTGGGTCATAAGCAGCAGACGTTGTCAGAGGGCGATGTCAAACTGATTAATTCGGGGCATGTACATGAGGTAATTGGCTTCCACAACAACATCATCGCGACTTTTCTAATTCCTGATACCTTCATTAAGGGGAATATCAAAGGTGTGGAGCATGCTTACTTCGATTGTGATTCCAGTACGGCGGGCAAGGAATCCCGTCCTGCTCTGGATCGCATTCGTCAGCTGCTGGCGGAGATGGTACAGATGACATATAAACGAGGCGAGGTATACGAGCTGGAAATGCGGATTCGTATGTTGAGCGTATTTTCGATTCTAATGCAGCGGTTCCGGACAGAAGAGCCGGAGGGAGAAGGTGCGATTAAGGAAAAATATATGGATCGCATGCTGCGCATTATCAATTACATAGAAGAGCATTATCAAGAACCGATCACGCTGCAGGAAATTGCGGAGAAGGAGTTTTTATCTGTTCCGTATTTATCGAAGTTCCTGGGCGAGCAGATCGGTCTGAATTTCCAATCATTTGTAAGTGGAATACGCTTGAAAAATGCAGTGGACGACATGCTTAATCATATGGAGACGCCGGTCAATGAAATTGCGCTGAAGCACGGCTTCCCCAATTCGAAATCGTTCTATACTGTGTTTAAAAATCGTTATCATATGACCCCAAGCGAGTATCGCAGACAGTACAATCCGGTCATGGGTAAGACGAATGAGAGAATATCGCAGGGCTACCTCGCCTTCAATAGGGCTAGCGCGCTTGGAATCATTAATCAGTATTTGCAGCGAAGCCAATCCGGTCAGGAGCTGCAGGTTCTGGGAATCGAAGTAATTAATAAGGCTATTGACTTGTCTATACAGGGGCGGCAGCTAAGGCATACCTGGAAGAATCTCATCACGATCGGCAAGGCCAAGGAAGGACTGCATGAAGATGTGCGGAATCAGCTGCGTTATTTGCAGCAGCGCTGTCCTTTTCGGGAGATTCGCTTCCACGGAATATTTGATGACGGTATGATGATCTATCACGAGGATGAGGGGCAGCCTTATTATAACTTTCGCTTTGTAGACCAGCTCTTCGACTTTTTATTATCCATCGGTTTGAAGCCGTTTATCGAGTTAGGGTTCATGCCTTCTGAGCTTGCGGCTGAACAGAGCAAGTCGGTATTCTTCATCCCCAGCTTCGTGAGCGGACCAAGCTCCATAGAGCGCTGGTGTGAGCTGTTGGATCGGTTTCTGCGTCACTGCATCAACCGGTATGGCCGTGAAGAGGTAGAGAGCTGGAAGCTTGAATTCTGGAACGAGCCGGAGCTGGCCGTATTCTGGCCGGGGACAGTGGATGAATATAATGAGTTCTATCTGCATTCGTATCGTGCAGTGAAACGGGTCGCAGGCAGATTGCAGATCGGCGCACCAGGGCGGATTATCTCGACGGATACGGTAGCGTATTTTCACAATTTCATTGCATTTTGCCAGGAGCATGATTGTTTGCCTGATTTTCTTCCGGTCCATTTCTACCCTCATGAGGATCTCATCGAGAATGATCATCGCAAATTAGAGCATTTGTATACCATGAGCAACTTGTCCTTCCGTGTTGTCATGGAGCAATTTGTATCGATATCACCGAACCCCGATATTCTTCGGGATATGCTGGCGCAAGAGAAAAGAATGCTGGATGATCTGGGACTATCTCACCTCGATCTATATTTGACAGAGTGGAACTCTACGGCGTACCATCGTGAATTGACGAATGATACGCTATACAAGGCGTCCTATATTGCGAAGAATATCGTCGAGAATCTGGATAGCATTGAAGGCTTCGGGTACTGGGTGCTTAGTGACAATATCGAAGAGACACCAGCATCGGAGCAATTGTTCCATGGAGGTCTTGGTCTGATCGCCCAATACGGGATTCCTAAGGCTGCGATGACAGCTTATGAGCTTCTGTCCAAGCTGGGAGATCGGCTGATTGCCCAAGGCGATGGTTATGTCGTAACCGAAGCTCGCGGTAGTTATCAAGTGCTAAGCTATAATTACTGTCACTTCGATGATCTGTATGCGCTGGGGGATAACTCATTTATTAACGCAACGAATCGTTATAACGGATTTAAGAATGAAAAGGTCGCTAAGCTGGAGCTGGATCTTCAAGGAATTCCCGAAGGAAGGTACCGGATGGAGACCCACTCTGTATCACGTCAGCAAGGCAGCAGTTATGATGAATGGGTCAGGATGGGGGCGCCGGATTATGTAACGGAAGAGGATAGTGTCTATTTGACCGCTGCCTCGCGTCCCCAGAAGCATATACAGGAGATTGAAATTCATGGCGGAATGACCTATATAGCACAGCTTGAGCCGCATGCATTAGAATTGATGGTGCTGACACCTCTGCTTTAAGGGACAAGGAGATGTATGGCGAGTATGTCGTTATTTAATGTCCTTTCCGGTCCAGAATGAAGCGCTTGCATAAAAATGATTAAAAATAACCCTACAAGAAGCTAATTAAGCGCCTGTCGGAAGACGGGCGTTATTTTATATCATAGATATATGAAAGCGCTGTCAAATATGTAGTTATCATAAGGGGGTCCTTCTAATGGCAGAGTCCAAAATAAGAGGGCAAGTCGTAACACCGCTAGGAAGATTAACATCCGGCATCATGCT
The window above is part of the Paenibacillus lutimineralis genome. Proteins encoded here:
- the hisF gene encoding imidazole glycerol phosphate synthase subunit HisF, producing the protein MLAKRIIPCLDVKDGRVVKGVNFVNLCDAGDPVELAALYDREGADEIVFLDISASHEGRATMIEVVRQTAGEIAIPFTVGGGISQVDDMKRILRAGADKIAINTAAVTNPELILDGARRFGSQCIVVAVDAKYNAEWGDWEVFTHGGRKPTGMRALAWIQEAEAKGAGEILLTSMDADGTKDGFDLALTKVVSSQVGIPVIASGGAGKMADFYDVFTEGQADAALAATIFHYKEVAVPELKADLKARGVEVR
- the hisIE gene encoding bifunctional phosphoribosyl-AMP cyclohydrolase/phosphoribosyl-ATP diphosphatase HisIE codes for the protein MNQPLQLALSYTELKQNIKWDADGLIPTVVQDAATKDVLMLAYMNEDSLQKSIETGQTWFWSRSRSELWNKGATSGNTQQILSLNYDCDGDTLLALVSPQGPACHTGETTCFYRLLASADQEGLATERSVTESLNQATTPTSNASPQEAAGISEADSRFAVLAELESLIAQRYIERPEGAYTTYLFEKGIDKILKKVGEETAESIIAAKNQDNDELRYEVSDLIYHLLVLLRERNLPLDDIMAELERRHERPRRD
- the hisJ gene encoding histidinol-phosphatase HisJ; amino-acid sequence: MLIDYHTHHARCGHAVGTLEEYIQRGIEIGLSQIGVSDHMPLLHVNPQTYYPEMAMPMEELPRYVEEAFELKQKYASSISVRVGLEADYIEGWENEIAKIINDYPWDYVIGSVHFLEEWDVSDFRQVHHWEGRDVFEVYQTYYDAVQKAARTGFYDIMGHLDVIKRFNYKPEGRQQEVAELEQKTLTAIAEAGIAMELNASGLTKPCAEMFPCDRILKAAIELGIPLTVGSDAHDPKKLSENLDIARSTLCKLGVRELATFEQRQRVMVPLQLKSGHK
- a CDS encoding ribose-phosphate diphosphokinase produces the protein MEGKLRIFAGSSNPVLTRQICERLGVEPGRITLSRFKSGEIYVHYEESIRNCDVFLVQSLAHPINELFVELLVMIDAAKRASARTINIIMPYYGYARQERKSAPREPISAKMVADVLTTAGASRVVTIDLHAAAIQGFFNIPVDHLTALDLMTDYLKSQNISNPVVVSPDAGRASMAEKLANGLDAPFAIMIKKRPAHNESVITHVIGDVEGYTPIIIEDLIDTGSTIVNVAQGLKERGAGEAIVCATHGLFSDHAEERLRHPWISQVVITDSIAQPDQHGPHVTVLSVAPMLARATQYILDGGSIATLFKDQGI
- a CDS encoding tetratricopeptide repeat protein — encoded protein: MPCLKETQQPGRRSKRAKVLPISMDAGFFFERAVSSLDRFHYDKALKYFRKAVEYEPDNPVNHCNMAGILSEMGDYEASNAALSVILEKIDPAMTECYFYMANNYANMDMFEEAENALITYLEEDPNGQFLAEAEEMMELLQYELERPAKVTKIKSLAGVLEHDRARELLEQGKFTEAVKLLESIVEGQPDFWAARNNLALGYYYMGQCSKAIETIYGVLEQEPGNLHALCNLAILYQHEGETALLLELEHRLRKIVPFHQEHLFKLATTMGVLGAHDVAYRHFRRLLKDEDLRLDPALYHYTAVAACNIGRFTEAEVLWRHVDRLEPGSEVSEYYLSQIEEMSAGTRPVPIHYHYHLPFEEQIKQWEQPGEGVPADLADNPLVRSSFFWALRYGDNRTKLQVIQAFGLIGDHEVEEALKSFLLEPNEDLYLKDLALYVLRSLGVNYELPVCTGEATLMIDPSQTSPQLPIWKHEWQAVLDLASEHMRSNTDIKQQHDLESLWVQYLNLSYPDTPSISHIEGWAAALEYLTAKMNHRPMSYEKIAERYGISSSTVRRYCRRIDEVCGAEGASKTIFPMCK
- the trxB gene encoding thioredoxin-disulfide reductase; the encoded protein is MYKSIVIGTGPSGLTAAIYLARANLNPLVIEGVQPGGQLTTTTEVENFPGFPEGILGPELMDRMRKQAERFGAEFKNGWVKKVDFSDKPLRLTLEGGEELTSETVIVSTGASARYLGIPGEQDNVGRGVSTCATCDGFFFRGKGIIVVGGGDSAMEEAGFLTRFATSVTVVHRRDELRASKIMQERVRKNEKVKWALNRIPLEVATDDGGAVIGLKVRNNANGQEELIEAEGVFVAIGHTPNTKFLEGVVKTDEHGYIVVAPGTTRTSIPGVFACGDVQDTHYRQAITAAGSGCMAAMDCEKYLEGDMVHDWSKML
- a CDS encoding response regulator transcription factor, producing MFKILIAEDQRLLRGALASLLDLEDDIEVIGQASDGAEALELICKLQPDICLMDIEMPQLSGLDVAEEIQARALPCRVIILTTFARPGYFERAIKANIHGYLLKDEPSDRLAEAIRRVMAGHREVSPELIFGSLHNENPLTAREINILKLAAQGGSAADIAKSMHLSYGTVRNYISEIINKLEAKNRMEAVRIAEEKGWI
- a CDS encoding sensor histidine kinase, with the translated sequence MFPRKYGFFPYIWLIYIIMPIINIQNESGIKLIIGYMMIGLFVLTYRQLYFATGRSFSYWLGLQMLIISIMSGFYSFYNLYMGFYTANFIGWFTDKRKFKIAMTAFAAVESTPVILLVKQMQIQEMLFSIPFFLIMLVSPFGIRSMNRRQQLEKELDQANERIKELVKREERVRIARDLHDTLGHTLSLIILKSQLVEKMTTKDPQRAQNEAREIYQTSRAALRQVRELVSDMRAITVAEELAETAKILKVANIKLEIKGDATLEDVALLNQNIISLCIKEGVTNIVKHSQATHCQITIARTERKITVQIEDNGIGPAQQDQASIRYGNGLNGMCERLSLIEGSLSVAAGARQGMMMTVTIPQIIKEREDGETACLRF